From the Methanobacterium sp. BAmetb5 genome, the window TTACAATGTGTTCTATATTATGAGACATATACTTAGGACACGCTGTGCTGGATTCAATTTAATAACATATTAATAAGTCCTTAAATCCCTTATTAAACAGTTATATCCCGTAAAGATGAATTGGTTTATGGTATCATGGAAAGAATAACCTTTTTAGACAACGCCTATCTGGGTAAAAACCAGTGGTGGAGATATCTTCTGAATCTTATCATTACCTGGATAGGCCCTATACTGCTCCTTTTAATAATGCTAATCCCCGTGCTTATCTTCAGTTATCCATTTGATACAAAAATTAATGCCGAAACCTGGATAAGAGATAATCCACTGGTTATTCTGGTATTTTTAGGGATTTATTATGCCCTGGCCTTTGCACTTTTTTACGCTTGTTCCCGCCTAATCCAGGGAAAAAAGCTTCTGGACATGATTACCACGAATTCCCAGTTCAACTGGAAGAGGATGTTAAAGGGTGCCAGCTTATGGTCGATTATTTTAGGATTTTCCCTGATGGTGGATGTTCTGTTAAGTCCCACACCCGTTAATCTGACATTTAACTGGTCATTTTTTATATTACTTCTATTGAGCCTGATTATATTCCCCATACAGGCCTCCTTTGAAGAGATATTCTTCAGAGGATATCTCCTACAGGGAATTGGACTTTTAACACGCAAACCATTAATAGCAATTTTTGCAACTTCAGTTCTGTTTGCAATAGGCCATTTAGGGAATGGACAGACTTTTGCCAGTGGATTATCATCAGTATTTAACATGTTCATATTGGGAATGGTGCTGGGCATCATCACCCTGGGAGAAAACGGACTGGAAACTGCCATTGGCGCCCACATAGCTAACAACATACTTATTACTTCTTTAGGAAACGGTCTGAGCTTTTTAGGTGACTATCCCTCCCTGTTAACCTCTGGAACTGGAACATCACTGGGTGTACCCTACTTCATCCTACCCTTCATCCTCTTAGCCTTAGTATTCTGGAGAAAAAAAGACAAACTGTCGTTAATATTTAAAACCCACTGGCGGTTGAGTGATCCTTATCCAGTGGCAATGGAAATCCAATGTGTTAACTGTAAAACCATCAACCCAGAAATAGCCAACTACTGCCGGGAATGCGGAGAACCCTTACTTATAGAGTATGCTTCCACTCCCCGCAAGGTTTTGGCTTTTCTAATTGATCTTACTCTCCTAACCATAGTGTCCCTGGTGTTAATGGCGGTGATTTTCCTAATGGTTTACCTAAACCCCTATTCTTTCAGCCCAGGATTAGCCTCCGGTGTCTGGATCATCCTTTCTACACTAATATTTTTTGTTTACCTGGTTTTAATGGAAAAAACCGGGAAAACCGTGGGAAAAATGATAACCGGGTTGAGGGTTGTTGATGAATACACTCTAAAACCAATTAGTTACCGTCAGAGTATTTTAAGGAATGTTATGTTGATTGCTGACCTGTTTCCCTTTATTTTACCGGGTTTAATGGGTTTAATAGTAAGTGCAAAATCAGATGAAAAACAGAGAATGGGAGATATGGCCGCCGAAACCATAGTAATATGGGGTTAACTTTGAGAATAGGTATTAAATCTTGAAAAGAATATCTTGAAAAAGTTTTAATAACCTAAATTAGAATGATCATTTTTCCACCTTCAAAAACCGGGAGTTGACCGCCACAATGATGGTACTGGCCGACATTAACACTGCCCCCATGGCTGGAGTTAGAATAATACCATAGGCGGATAGGACTCCTGCAGCCAGGGGAATGGCGAATATGTTGTAACCGGCACCCCAAACCAGGTTTTCCACCATCTTCCGGTAGGTGGAACGGGCCAGTTGAATTATGTAGAGGGCATCCAGGGGGTCGCTGCGCACCAGTACTATGTCTGCAGTTTCCACCGCCACATCCGTCCCTGCTCCAATAGCTATTCCCACGTCAGCTTGGGCCAGGGCAGGGGCATCGTTGATACCATCACCAGTCATGGCCACGGTAAAACCTTCTTTCTGTATTTCTTTAACTTTCCTGGCTTTATCTTCCGGTAAAACCTCGGCAAAGTATTGATCAAGGCCCAGTTCTGTGGAAACCCATTCTGCTACTTCCTGTTTATCCCCGGTTATCATGAGGCACTTAACACCCATTTTTTTGAACCTGGAAACAGTTTCCTTGGATTCCGGACGGATGATGTCAGCCAGAGCAATTACCCCCTTGAGCTGTCCATTGATAATTACAAAAACTGTGGTTTTACCCTGAGATAATAATTCATCAACCTGAGTATCATCCAGTCTAAAACCTAACTCAGTTAAATATCCAGAACTTACAATTTTCACTATTTTCCCCTGGATCATCCCTTCTACACCTTTTCCAGGGATTGATCTGAAGTTTTTTACCGGTAAGTGGTCAGTTAACTCTGCAGCCACTCCCCGGGCAATGGGATGTTCTGAATGGGACTCCAAGGATGCAGCGTACTTCATAATTTCCTCCTGATTAAAATCATCATCCAGGGCTATGATCCGGGTAACTCCAAACTCTCCCTGGGTCAGGGTACCGGTTTTATCGAAGATTATGGCATCTATGTTACGGGCTTTTTCAAAAGCGGTCCTGTTTCTAATTAACAATCCGTTACTGGCAGATAATGCCGTGGAAACAGCCACTACCAGAGGTATGGCCAGCCCCAGTGCATGGGGACAGGTGGTTACCATCACCGTCACTGCTCTTTCCAGGGAAAAGGCCAGATCCTGCCCAGTTAGTACCATCCAGGTGACCAGGGTTATGAAACCTCCGGTAAGTGCTATCAGTGTCAGGTACATGGCAAAGCGGTCCGCCAGATTCTGTGTTCTGGATTGACTGGACTGGGCCTCTTCCACCAGGTTTATAACCTGGGATAAAAATGAATCCTTCCCGGTTTTCATTATCTCCAATTCAAGAGAGCCATCCCCGTTTATGGAACCCCCAATAACCTCATCCCCCACCTGTTTATAGACTGGCTGTGATTCACCGGTGAGCATGGATTCATTGATACTGGTCTCACCCTGGATGATCTGACCATCTGCCGGGATTTTCTCCCCGGGTTTAACCAGAATCTGATCACCCACCTCCAGCTGGTCCCGGGGAATGTCCATGGTCTCCCCATCAGGCATTATTTTATGGGCGGAGGAAGGTAAGAGTTTTACCAGTTCCTCCAGTGCCCGGGATGCACCCCTAACCGAACGCATTTCCAGCCAGTGGCCCAGGAGCATGATATCAATCAGGGTAACCAGTTCCAGGAAAAAGATTTCACCTTTAAGTCCCAAGACCACAGCACTACTGTAGATATAAGCCGTGGTAATGGCCACCGCCACCAGGGTCATCATCCCCGGCATTCGTGACTTTAATTCGCGGTACATGCCTTTAAAGAAGGGATAACCACCGTAAAAGTACACCACTGAGGATAAAAAGAACAAAACATAATTATCTCCATAAAAGGCAAGGAAGCCTTTGATACCCAGAATATGCTGTATGTGCGGTGTTAAAAATATAATAGGAATAGTTAAAACCAGACATACCCAAAAACGCCGTTTAAAATCAGCGATCATATGGTGATGATCATGACCGTCGTGTTTACTCTTCATTTCATGTTCCATTTCATGGTCTGAATGAGAATGTTCCATTGACGCACCCCCTATATGTCTTAGGTAAATTTTATGATCAGCAGATCTTATGGTTTTTTTGTTTGTAAACCGCAAACTTGATAAAGTACATCCCATATTAGGTAATATATTACCTAAATATGTAATATATTACCAGTAGGTAGTAAAAAAATAAGTAAAAAAAATAATAGTTATAATTCAATGGCATAGTCTTGCAAGTATAGGTCACCCTATCCCCTTGAGCTGAGAATAATGAGAGATTCAGAACTTATTAAGGCAGAATATAATGCAGAAAGACTGGAAATGGAAAAATATATCCTGTTGGTTTTATTCCTGGTACAGCAGAGGTGGAGCTATGTTATTGGCAGATTACTGGCCCCGGACCAGATAACTACCAAGCAGTGGCTGATGATGATCATCATGGTAACGGCCTTCGAGAGTCCTCCTTCCATGCAGGAAGTAGCCAATGCCCTGAGCACCACCCACCAGAATGTCAAACAGCTGGCCACACGTCTTGAAGATAGAGGATTCTTAAAAATCGAACGTGACCCCCATAACCGACGTATACTGCGTTTGAATGCTACAGAAGAATGCCATGATTTCTGGGAGAAAAGAGGGCCCCAAGATGTGAAAGATATTACTTCACTATTTGCCGGTGTGGATGATGATGAAATCAAAGATCTGTTTGAAATTGTGAGTAAACTGGAAAAAATATCGGCAAATCTGTATGAAAATACTAAAAAATGATTAAATAAGTTAAAGGAAGGATAAAAATGAAGGCATTGGTTGTATACGGAACAAGATATGGGACAGCTGAGGAAATAGCTGAGGAAATAGCTCGTGTTATAAAAGAAGAGGGGAATGAAACTGATCTGGTAAATGCCCGGAGTATTAAAGACATTGATGTCTCCACCTACGATCTGGTAGTGGTGGGAAGTGGTATAAAAATGGGCAAATGGACCAATAAGGCACTTAAATTCCTACAAAATAACAAAGAAACCCTGGCCACCCAGAAAGTTGCCCTCTTTGTCAGTTGTGGTGCGGCAAATGAAGAAAAAAGCAGACCCGAGGGTCAGGAAAAGTACCTGGATGCCGTGGCAGCAAATAACCTGGTGAACCCCCCCAGTGGCCACTGGACTCTTTGGTAGTGTTTACGACCCTGAAGCCAAACACGGATTAATGTACAAACTTACCACGAGTTTTATTAAAAAGGATCTGGAAAAAAAGGGAATAGATAGTAGCAAACGCCACGATTACCGCGATTGGGATGAGATAAGGGATTGGGCACGAGGGTTATCCCGGGATTAAATAGATTGAGTGTACTCCACAAAAAGATCATACACTTATTAGTTTAGATTAAATCCATAAGAAGGGATTAAAATGACTTTAAAATCCCATATTCCCAATTTTTTAAGTGCAATCCGGATTATAGTTGCCCCAATCTTTATTTACACATTCACCAGCGGTTTGTACCTGGTTTCCCTGATGATAATTATCTTCACCGGCGTAACAGATGCTATGGATGGCTATATTGCCCGTAAAATCGGTGCAACCTCAGATATTGGTGCCTACCTTGATGTGATATCAGATTTCATCTTTATTCTGGCCTGTTTCCTGGCATACACCATCAATGACTGGTACGATCCCCTGGTTCTCCTGCTGATCATTATCATGTTCTGTATGTTCATTGGGACCTCCGGGCTTAAAAAACCTGTTTACGACCCGGTGGGAAAGTACTTAGGAGCATATTTAATGGTGATGATTTTTTTATCAATTCTATCCCCGGAAATACTGGTAAGACAAATTCTACTTATCCTGTTACTTATCCTCTGCCTGGTTTCTGTAATCAGCCGTTTTTCTGTGTTCATAGCGAAAAATTAAGGTTAAAAGCTTTTGGATAAATAAATAATTTAGGTAAGAAAAATAATAGGACTAATTAACCATTATTCAGATAAAAGAGAGTGTAACATGAAAAGCAATCCAAAATGGTACTACGCTGAAAAACAGGCAGGAGTGGATTATTTAGATCCGAAAATAGCCCAGGGATACAATGAAGAGCATCAGAAGTTCAGAAACTTCCCGGAAGAAGCTCAGGAGATTGTTCGGATGTTGGGGATTACACCCCAAGACACTGTACTAGATTTTGGCTGTGGTACTGGAGGAATTGCCCTGAATCTAGCTAAATATTGTCGGAAAGTCATTGGTGTTGATATATCCCAGAAAATGATGGATGTTCTGGAGGAAAATGCCAGGAAACAGGGTATTAATAATGTTGAAACTCATTGTGCCGGATTCTTAAGTTATGAACATGAGGATGATGCTGTAGATAAGATCATAACCATGGCTGCTCTCCACCACCTCCCTGACTTCTGGAAGTCAGTGGCACTACTTCAAATGGCGGACATCTTAAAACCTGGTGGTAAGCTCTATCTTTTTGATGTGGTGTTTACCTTCCCTGTTCATGAGCATGAAAAGGCTTTGGATAAATTTATAACTGATATGGGAAGTGTTGCCGGGGATTCCATGGCCCGTGAAACAGAGATACATATCAAAGACGAATTCAGCACCTATGATTGGATTATGGAAGGTTTACTGGAAGGATCAGGATTTTCAATTGACCAAAAAAATGTGGATTCAGGTAATTTCGTGGGATATGTGTGCTCTAAACTCTGATGGGAGTTAAATTAGGTGAAAACATTTGATTACTCCATAGGAGTTCGCTAATTTTTTTAGAATAATAATAGCAAAAAGAGGTAGGTGCCCAAAAATACTTTTCAACTGCCCTTGGCAAAATTACATATTAATCTCTATTTCATAATTTATATTAATTCACAATGAAAAAAAATGGAGTTGTTTAACTATGGCAATTGAAATAAAAACAATACCCCAGTACCAAGTAGCATTCATACACCAGAAAGGTAGCTATACCCAGATCCCCGAGGTTCTGGGGAAGGTGGTGGGCTGGCTCATGACCCAGGACGTGGAAATACAGATGCCCATTTACGGTACCTACTACAACAGTCCCCACGAAGTTAGCGAAGAAGAACTGGACTGGGAGGTTGGAGCTGCATTTACCGGTAAATTAAAAGAAGGAACAGAGAATATTCATATTAAAACCATCCCCGAACACCAAGCTGTTTCCACTG encodes:
- a CDS encoding GyrI-like domain-containing protein; protein product: MAIEIKTIPQYQVAFIHQKGSYTQIPEVLGKVVGWLMTQDVEIQMPIYGTYYNSPHEVSEEELDWEVGAAFTGKLKEGTENIHIKTIPEHQAVSTVFQGPYGEASSVYMDLIEYTQKEGYQIAGAPLESYLNSPDEVAESELLTEIQFPVVKIQ
- a CDS encoding flavodoxin domain-containing protein — protein: MKALVVYGTRYGTAEEIAEEIARVIKEEGNETDLVNARSIKDIDVSTYDLVVVGSGIKMGKWTNKALKFLQNNKETLATQKVALFVSCGAANEEKSRPEGQEKYLDAVAANNLVNPPSGHWTLW
- a CDS encoding class I SAM-dependent methyltransferase, which codes for MKSNPKWYYAEKQAGVDYLDPKIAQGYNEEHQKFRNFPEEAQEIVRMLGITPQDTVLDFGCGTGGIALNLAKYCRKVIGVDISQKMMDVLEENARKQGINNVETHCAGFLSYEHEDDAVDKIITMAALHHLPDFWKSVALLQMADILKPGGKLYLFDVVFTFPVHEHEKALDKFITDMGSVAGDSMARETEIHIKDEFSTYDWIMEGLLEGSGFSIDQKNVDSGNFVGYVCSKL
- a CDS encoding CDP-alcohol phosphatidyltransferase family protein → MTLKSHIPNFLSAIRIIVAPIFIYTFTSGLYLVSLMIIIFTGVTDAMDGYIARKIGATSDIGAYLDVISDFIFILACFLAYTINDWYDPLVLLLIIIMFCMFIGTSGLKKPVYDPVGKYLGAYLMVMIFLSILSPEILVRQILLILLLILCLVSVISRFSVFIAKN
- a CDS encoding MarR family winged helix-turn-helix transcriptional regulator gives rise to the protein MRDSELIKAEYNAERLEMEKYILLVLFLVQQRWSYVIGRLLAPDQITTKQWLMMIIMVTAFESPPSMQEVANALSTTHQNVKQLATRLEDRGFLKIERDPHNRRILRLNATEECHDFWEKRGPQDVKDITSLFAGVDDDEIKDLFEIVSKLEKISANLYENTKK
- a CDS encoding RDD family protein — translated: MERITFLDNAYLGKNQWWRYLLNLIITWIGPILLLLIMLIPVLIFSYPFDTKINAETWIRDNPLVILVFLGIYYALAFALFYACSRLIQGKKLLDMITTNSQFNWKRMLKGASLWSIILGFSLMVDVLLSPTPVNLTFNWSFFILLLLSLIIFPIQASFEEIFFRGYLLQGIGLLTRKPLIAIFATSVLFAIGHLGNGQTFASGLSSVFNMFILGMVLGIITLGENGLETAIGAHIANNILITSLGNGLSFLGDYPSLLTSGTGTSLGVPYFILPFILLALVFWRKKDKLSLIFKTHWRLSDPYPVAMEIQCVNCKTINPEIANYCRECGEPLLIEYASTPRKVLAFLIDLTLLTIVSLVLMAVIFLMVYLNPYSFSPGLASGVWIILSTLIFFVYLVLMEKTGKTVGKMITGLRVVDEYTLKPISYRQSILRNVMLIADLFPFILPGLMGLIVSAKSDEKQRMGDMAAETIVIWG
- a CDS encoding copper-translocating P-type ATPase, with product MEHSHSDHEMEHEMKSKHDGHDHHHMIADFKRRFWVCLVLTIPIIFLTPHIQHILGIKGFLAFYGDNYVLFFLSSVVYFYGGYPFFKGMYRELKSRMPGMMTLVAVAITTAYIYSSAVVLGLKGEIFFLELVTLIDIMLLGHWLEMRSVRGASRALEELVKLLPSSAHKIMPDGETMDIPRDQLEVGDQILVKPGEKIPADGQIIQGETSINESMLTGESQPVYKQVGDEVIGGSINGDGSLELEIMKTGKDSFLSQVINLVEEAQSSQSRTQNLADRFAMYLTLIALTGGFITLVTWMVLTGQDLAFSLERAVTVMVTTCPHALGLAIPLVVAVSTALSASNGLLIRNRTAFEKARNIDAIIFDKTGTLTQGEFGVTRIIALDDDFNQEEIMKYAASLESHSEHPIARGVAAELTDHLPVKNFRSIPGKGVEGMIQGKIVKIVSSGYLTELGFRLDDTQVDELLSQGKTTVFVIINGQLKGVIALADIIRPESKETVSRFKKMGVKCLMITGDKQEVAEWVSTELGLDQYFAEVLPEDKARKVKEIQKEGFTVAMTGDGINDAPALAQADVGIAIGAGTDVAVETADIVLVRSDPLDALYIIQLARSTYRKMVENLVWGAGYNIFAIPLAAGVLSAYGIILTPAMGAVLMSASTIIVAVNSRFLKVEK